In a single window of the Nocardiopsis composta genome:
- a CDS encoding MBL fold metallo-hydrolase, which produces MFWKRKGKKKDGEATGEAATVTLDEARDEPDTAVQDGEGDADGKKPAEASSAGEAEEKKAAKAGSEEKDAAAEKSAEADADSEDADGAEEKADSAESEKSDEKSEKKDAAEEKPAEDEAAGGEEDTEKDSSADAEDSSGESESDEDGSDGGDDSEKESGEKAEAAKKREIEPEEPGIGEPDSDGVQRVRTAGALKVDDEEYPVVSNTWIVKADDEGVIVIDPAHDAELILEAVGDREIYLVACTNGYNTHIEAAQEVAERDEAPIALHRREVRSWRRVHGAENPPEIEVEGGGSLKAGDLEIDILPLPGTSSGTVGYYIAELGAVFSGDTLRAGELGTVGDGYLDYTRQLHSVGEVLLSLPPDTRILPDQGPETTVEEESGNFNSWV; this is translated from the coding sequence GTGTTCTGGAAGCGGAAGGGCAAGAAGAAGGACGGCGAGGCGACCGGCGAGGCCGCCACGGTGACGCTCGACGAGGCGCGCGACGAGCCGGACACCGCCGTGCAGGACGGCGAGGGCGACGCGGACGGGAAGAAGCCCGCCGAGGCCTCGTCCGCGGGCGAGGCGGAGGAGAAGAAGGCGGCGAAGGCCGGCTCCGAGGAGAAGGACGCAGCGGCGGAGAAGTCCGCCGAGGCCGACGCGGACTCCGAGGACGCGGACGGCGCGGAGGAGAAGGCCGACTCCGCCGAGTCCGAGAAGTCCGACGAGAAGTCCGAGAAGAAGGACGCCGCCGAGGAGAAGCCCGCCGAGGACGAGGCGGCCGGCGGCGAGGAGGACACGGAGAAGGACTCTTCCGCGGACGCCGAGGACTCCTCCGGCGAGAGCGAGTCCGACGAGGACGGCTCCGACGGAGGGGACGACTCCGAGAAGGAGTCCGGGGAGAAGGCCGAGGCGGCGAAGAAGCGGGAGATCGAGCCCGAGGAGCCGGGCATCGGCGAGCCCGACTCCGACGGCGTCCAGCGGGTGCGGACCGCCGGCGCGCTCAAGGTCGACGACGAGGAGTACCCCGTCGTCAGCAACACCTGGATCGTGAAGGCCGACGACGAGGGGGTCATCGTCATCGACCCGGCGCACGACGCCGAGCTCATCCTGGAGGCCGTCGGCGACCGGGAGATCTACCTGGTGGCCTGCACCAACGGCTACAACACCCACATCGAGGCGGCCCAGGAGGTGGCCGAGCGGGACGAGGCCCCGATCGCCCTGCACCGGCGCGAGGTCCGCTCGTGGCGCCGGGTGCACGGCGCGGAGAACCCCCCGGAGATCGAGGTCGAGGGCGGCGGCTCGCTGAAGGCCGGCGACCTGGAGATCGACATCCTCCCGCTGCCCGGCACCTCCAGCGGCACCGTCGGCTACTACATCGCCGAACTGGGCGCCGTGTTCAGCGGGGACACGCTGCGCGCCGGCGAGCTGGGCACGGTCGGCGACGGCTACCTCGACTACACCCGCCAGCTGCACTCGGTCGGCGAGGTGCTGCTGTCCCTCCCGCCGGACACCCGGATCCTGCCCGACCAGGGGCCGGAGACCACCGTCGAGGAGGAGTCCGGCAACTTCAACTCCTGGGTCTGA
- a CDS encoding type II toxin-antitoxin system RelE/ParE family toxin, which translates to MRRGLQGRSPGGTPKDSSAAGHDHPAETRGAGSRSFRLRAPRLAGFPGHRRLRVGGRRVIYTVDQGRLVIIVVQVDHRSTIYD; encoded by the coding sequence GGTCTTCAAGGTCGAAGCCCAGGCGGAACCCCGAAAGACTCCTCGGCCGCAGGCCATGACCATCCTGCGGAAACTCGCGGAGCCGGAAGCAGATCCTTTCGCCTTCGGGCCCCCCGGCTCGCCGGCTTCCCTGGACACCGGCGGCTGAGGGTCGGCGGCCGTCGCGTGATCTATACGGTCGACCAGGGGCGATTGGTCATCATCGTCGTACAGGTGGACCACCGATCAACGATCTACGACTGA